From the Chitinolyticbacter meiyuanensis genome, one window contains:
- a CDS encoding ABC transporter permease: MSATLTLDGDRLKLAGRLDAAGCAQIWPAAREAASDGRTADASAVDYCDGIGAALLFDLSQRGVHIEGLAEQFAPLLAELDPDQPLVIPETPPPEGRVTALGHAAASWWRETRDVIAFIGETVASSAAVLRRPGELRVAETLRVAASAGADALPIVSLIAFLLGVILAFQSAIPMRQFGAELFVANLVGLSLVRELAPLMTAVLLAGRTGAAFAAEIGTMKVNQEIDALTTLGLDPLRFLVLPRLIAVALTAPILTLYAELIGMFGAALVLTGFDIPLATSATQIQGFVDMSDYLTGLGKAFVFGLGIAGIGCLRGLRTGSGARAVGASATSADVQAIVMLVVADGLFAVAFYYLGW; the protein is encoded by the coding sequence ATGAGCGCCACACTGACCCTCGACGGTGATCGCCTGAAGCTGGCCGGCCGGCTCGACGCCGCCGGTTGTGCCCAGATCTGGCCGGCTGCACGCGAAGCGGCCAGCGACGGTCGCACCGCAGATGCCAGCGCCGTCGACTATTGCGACGGCATCGGTGCCGCCCTGCTGTTCGATCTCAGCCAGCGCGGCGTGCACATCGAGGGGCTGGCCGAACAGTTCGCCCCGCTGCTCGCCGAACTCGATCCGGACCAACCATTGGTGATCCCCGAGACGCCGCCGCCGGAAGGCCGCGTCACCGCACTCGGCCATGCCGCCGCCAGCTGGTGGCGCGAGACCCGCGACGTGATCGCCTTCATCGGCGAAACCGTCGCCTCCAGCGCTGCGGTGCTGCGCCGCCCAGGCGAGCTGCGCGTGGCCGAGACACTGCGCGTAGCCGCCAGCGCCGGCGCCGACGCGCTGCCCATCGTCTCGCTGATCGCCTTCCTGCTGGGCGTGATCCTCGCCTTCCAGTCGGCGATCCCGATGCGCCAGTTCGGTGCCGAGCTGTTCGTGGCCAACCTCGTGGGGCTGTCGCTGGTGCGCGAACTCGCGCCACTGATGACTGCCGTGCTGCTGGCCGGGCGCACCGGCGCCGCGTTCGCGGCCGAGATCGGCACCATGAAGGTCAATCAGGAGATCGATGCGCTGACCACGCTCGGTCTCGACCCCTTGCGCTTCCTGGTGCTGCCGCGATTGATCGCCGTGGCGCTGACCGCCCCTATCCTCACCCTCTATGCCGAGCTGATCGGCATGTTCGGCGCGGCCCTGGTGCTCACCGGCTTCGATATCCCGCTCGCCACCTCGGCCACCCAGATCCAGGGCTTCGTCGACATGAGCGACTACCTGACCGGCCTGGGCAAGGCCTTCGTGTTCGGCTTGGGCATCGCCGGCATCGGCTGCCTGCGCGGCCTGCGCACCGGCAGCGGCGCCCGCGCCGTTGGTGCCTCGGCCACCAGTGCCGACGTTCAGGCCATCGTGATGCTGGTGGTCGCCGATGGCCTGTTTGCCGTCGCCTTCTACTACCTGGGGTGGTGA
- a CDS encoding MinD/ParA family ATP-binding protein, whose amino-acid sequence MSSSPSWSRDQAAGLRALVAKPSCRSISFNGGRGDSGSTTLAINLAAALAERQRSVILLDEFDGLANAAARLRLAGEWRLEHALRREASLADTLITVPAGFGILPVSARPEQLAALNERELDWLAAEFESVTGDCDYLLLDSRPATGAAVPGLSLAADDVVVIVTNRAESITDAYATIKLLYTEYARRDFRVLANRVDSLAEAQLVFGRIRDVSRQYLGDKVKLKLSGYVPEDEKLKRATRLGKTVLDAFPQTESTLAFRQLADSMLRWKRPQGSSPANFVHRLVESSRILNDRLGQP is encoded by the coding sequence ATGAGCAGCAGCCCTTCCTGGTCGCGCGACCAGGCGGCCGGCTTGCGGGCGCTGGTGGCCAAGCCCAGTTGCCGCTCGATCAGCTTCAATGGCGGCCGTGGCGACAGCGGCAGCACCACGCTGGCGATCAACCTCGCCGCCGCGCTCGCCGAACGCCAGCGCAGCGTGATCCTGCTCGACGAATTCGACGGCCTCGCCAACGCGGCCGCCCGCCTGCGGCTGGCCGGGGAATGGCGACTGGAACACGCGCTGCGACGCGAAGCCTCGCTCGCCGACACGCTGATCACCGTGCCGGCCGGCTTCGGCATCCTGCCGGTATCGGCACGACCGGAACAACTGGCGGCGCTGAACGAGCGCGAGCTCGACTGGCTGGCCGCCGAGTTCGAGAGCGTGACCGGTGATTGCGACTACCTGCTGCTGGACAGCCGCCCCGCCACCGGCGCGGCGGTGCCCGGCCTGTCGCTCGCCGCCGACGACGTGGTCGTCATCGTCACCAACCGCGCCGAATCGATCACCGACGCCTACGCCACCATCAAGTTGCTGTACACCGAATACGCCCGGCGTGATTTCCGCGTGCTGGCCAATCGCGTCGACAGCCTTGCCGAGGCGCAGCTGGTGTTCGGCCGCATCCGCGACGTATCGCGCCAGTACCTCGGCGACAAGGTCAAGCTCAAGCTCTCCGGCTATGTGCCGGAGGACGAAAAACTCAAGCGGGCCACCCGGCTCGGCAAGACCGTGCTCGATGCCTTCCCGCAAACCGAATCCACGCTGGCCTTCCGCCAGCTCGCCGACAGCATGCTGCGCTGGAAGCGCCCGCAAGGCAGCAGCCCGGCAAACTTCGTGCACCGGCTCGTCGAATCGAGCCGTATCCTCAACGACAGGCTGGGCCAGCCATGA
- a CDS encoding YdeI/OmpD-associated family protein, with the protein MSSDFSGLKRDSQTMPADVAEALAQRNLMADDHARPTYQQNDYLGWISRAKQAATRQKRLDQMLSELAQGCVYMGMRHAPSVRS; encoded by the coding sequence ATGAGCAGCGACTTTTCGGGTTTGAAGCGCGACAGCCAGACGATGCCTGCCGACGTGGCCGAGGCGCTGGCGCAGCGCAACCTGATGGCGGACGACCACGCGCGCCCCACCTACCAGCAGAACGACTACCTGGGCTGGATCAGCCGGGCCAAGCAGGCCGCTACCCGGCAGAAGCGGCTCGACCAGATGCTTAGCGAACTGGCACAGGGCTGCGTCTACATGGGCATGCGGCACGCCCCCTCGGTGCGGAGCTGA